The DNA region AGCCCAGGAGCAGCCGCCTGAGGGCTATGCCGAGGAGGTGCTGACGAGGGTCCAGCTGCGACAGCGAGAAGATCTCTTGCAGCGAAGTGCTCGCGGGCTGCTTTGGGAGCGCGTTGGAACCTTTCTGGACAGCCTGGGTCGACGCCGGGTGGTCTACGCCCTGGCTTTGCTCTATCTGGCGGTGGTGGTGGGTCTCTGGACCGGGCTGACTCGCTTCCCAGTCAGCGCCCCAGGTGCCGGAGCCCAACCGGTCCACTTGGAAACCGTGACCCCGCCCACGCCTCCGGCCGAAGAGGAGGGAGTCCCTGGAACCAAGGAACTATGAGGCTGCCTTCTCCAAGGCAGGCTGCCGTTCTGCCAGGGGTTACGGCAGCTTGGCCTCAGGGAGCCACTTCTTCGAGCGCGCCCAGGGCTTGGAGGCGTTTCTCGGCTTCTTCTTGCGAGAGCCGGAGCAGCTGCATGGCGGGAATGGCGGGGTTCTCCTCGCGGGGCTGGAGAAGGATTTTGTCATCGGCGAGGAAGGTGACGGTGGCTTCTTCCGGTCCGTCTGCTTGGCTCTCCATGAGGATGTCGAGCTCCTTCAACTCGGGCCGCGAGGCCTTGACCGAGTAGTCGCCCCCATCGAAGCCGTCCGGGGTGTAAGCCCCTCCGGTTCCGTCTTCAGCGAACTGCATGACGATTTGATTGAGCATGGGAGCGATCTGCTGCGCGAGTTGCTCCTCGGTCACTTGGCCGGCCGCGAGCGCTTCGGCGGCTTGCTCCTTGATCATTTCCAGAAAGAAGTCGCCATCGAGGCCCCAGTAGCCAACGAGCTTTTTCTCGAGGTCTTCTGCGTGGAGGGCCTGCGGGAGGGTGAGGGCGAAGAGGAAAAGAAGGGTAGATTTCATCAATTTCATAAGGAAGAGACGTCGTGGAGTGGCTCAAGAGGGATGGTGGGGTGAGTTAGAGAACAGGTCAAAGCCTTGCTGAGGGAAAATGAGCTGGTGGGGGGGTGGCCTAGGCTTGTTCCCACTGGATGAATTGGTTCTCTTCAATGACTTCGACGCCCAGTTTGGCGGCTTTGTCTCGTTTGGAGCCCCCTCCTTCTCCGGCCAGCAAGTAGTCGGTGTTTTTGCTGACGCTGCCGGTGACCTTGCCCCCCGCGGCCTCGATGCGAGACACGAAGACTTCGCGGCTTTGGGAGAGCGCGCCCGTCAGGACGAAGGTCTTCCCGGCCAGGGGAGAGGAGGGTGAAGCGGCCGTGGAAGGGGGGGTGGGGGCGAAGTTTTCGGAAGGCGGGGTGATCCCGAGCTCGGCCAGAGTTTGCCGAACTGCTTGGCCGGGTTCGGAAGCAAAGAAGTCGAGCACGCTGCCAGCCGCGACCGGTCCCAATTCGGGCTGGATGTGGAAAGGTTCGATGCGGGCTGTCCGGATTTCGATTTCGTTTTTGAGGGAGTCGTGTTGCTGTTTGCGACTTTCCTTTTCTGGCTCGTCTCGGGGGGGGCGCTCTTTGTTGCGGGGCGAGATGAGTTTGCGCTCCTCCTCGAGGTCGGCGATTTCGACGAGGGTTCGGAGGGTAAGGCTTTCGGCGATGGCTTCGAGGGAGGGGTGCAGCCGGGCCAGTTCCTTGGCGGTGGCTTCGCCGACTTGGTGGATGCCCATGGCGAAGAGCCAGCGGTGGAGCGGTAGCTCATCGATGGCTCGTTGCAGGCTGCGGCGAATGAGCTGGGCTTTTTTCTCGCCTAAACGACGCGGCTTGGACTGCTTGCCTCCTTGGAGACGGGCCGGTTCCAGTTCGAGGTTGGCCAAGTCTTCTTCGGTCAAGTGAAAGAGGTCGAGAGGGGACTTGGTGAGACCGCTTTCGACTAGTTTTTCCGCGACCGACTCGCCGATGCCTTCGATATCGAGCGCTTTGCGGGAAGCAAACTGGCGGATGCGACTGACGGCCTGGGCCGGGCAGGTGAAACTGGTGCAACGGTGAATGACGATGGTGTGGTCGAGCCCATCCCGCTTCACGTGGTTCTCCTCCCGCTCGATCGGGCCGTGGCATTCGGGGCAGCGGTGCCCGACGTGGGCCGCTAAATCAAAGGGCCGGCTTTCCGCTGGCCGCTGTTGGCCGATCCATTTGAGGACTTCCGGAATGATTTCGCCGGATTTGTGGAGGAGCACGGTATCGCCAATCCGCAGGCCCCTTTCCCCTCCATCTGAGGGGAGAGATTGGATGAACGACTCATTGTGGAGCGTGGCCCGCGAGACGGTCGTGCCCGAGACGAGAACCGGTTCCAGATCTGCCACTGGGGTCAGCTTTCCGGTCCGACCTACCTGGATGAGGATTTGGTTCAATTTCGTTTCTTTTTGCTCCGGCTTGAACTTGTAGGCGGCGGCCCAGCGGGGGGCACGTGAGGTGGAGCCGAGTTCTTCGCGACGCTGGCGATCGAGAAGCTTCACGACCGCCCCATCGGTCCCGTAATCGAGGTCATGACGAAAGGCATCGAGCTGGCGCACGCAGGTCAGAAGGCTTTCGAGGGTTTCCGCCAGGAAGACGGGCTGATTGCGGGGGATGGCGAGAGAATCCAGCAGGGAGAAGAAGTCCTCTTCGGTGGCCAGGTCAGGGCCTTGGTAGGCACCCAGTCCGTGAGCTAAAAATTGGAGCGGGCGAGTGGCCACCATGCGGGGGTCGAGCTGCTTGAGGGTGCCAGCGGTGGCATTGCGCGGATTCTTGAAAAGCGGCTCTCCTTTTTCTTCTCGCCGGGCATTCATCTCGAGAAAGCCAGTCGAGGGCATGAAGATTTCGCCACGAATCTCGAGGAGTTCGGGCAGCTTCTCCGCGGAGAGCACGAGGGGAATGCTGCGAATGGTCCGCACGTTTTCCGTAATGAGATCCCCGGTGCTGCCGTCTCCTCGCGTGGCGGCGTAGGCGAGCTGGCCTTGGCGGTAGACGAGGGAGACGGCCACGCCGTCGATCTTGGGCTCGATGGAGACGCCGACTTTTTCCTCTTGGAGATTTTTCTGCAAGCGCCGGTAGAACTCGACTAGCTCCTGCTCGGCGCAGTCGGCCCCGCGAGCTTGCTGTTCCTCGGCATCGAGCTCGAAGACGTCGTCGATGCTTAGCATCGGGAGCAGGTGAGCGATGGAGTCAAACCCCTCGAGGGGCGCTCCGCCGACTCGTTGGGTGGGGGAGTTCGGGCTGGCCAGCCCGGGAAAGTCTTTCTCCAGACCTTCGAGTTCGCGGAAAAGTTGGTCGTATTGACTGTCAGTGATTTCCTCCGCGGCCTGCTGGTAGTAGAGACGGTTGTGGTGCTCCAGCTCCTGAGAGAGCTGCTGGATGCGGGCTTGCGCTTCGTCTTCAGTCACCAGTCTTCCAACTGCGAAAGGGAGCGGAAATCAAGCGGCACGCTGAACCACCCGCTGAAAAAGCGGCCAGAGGAAGCGGCCCAAAAATCCCCCGGCCAAGGCGCCCAAGACGTCGGCCACCCAGTCGCCTACATCCTGGCCACTTCGTCCCGGGGTGAAGCTTTGGTGCCATTCATCGAGCCACCCCACCGCGGCTCCCAGAAGCGCGCAGAGAAAGAGAGCCCGGGACCGGCTCACCGGATAGCCCCCGGCCGCCAGCGCCAAGAGCAAGCCCGTCCCCCCTCCGGCGAAGTAGAGAAAGTGGGCGATTTTGTCGGAGAAGGGGAGCTCCGGTCCCTCTGTTTGAGGGAGCGGGGCGGAGGACAGGAGGTAAAGAAGGACGGCCCAGGCCAGGAGGGCACCGACCCATAAGCGGGTCGTCAGAAGCAGACCGAGAAGGCGAAGGCGGGGAGTCAATTTCCGAACTTGTTGGCTTCGTCTTCCAGGCGCTCGCTCAACCACTGCTTCATCATGCTCTGGTAATTGAGGAAGCGGGAGCGGGCGATCCGCTTGATGCGGGCCAGGAGCCGCGGATCGAAGCGGAGGGTGATGGTGGTGGACTCCCGATTGTCCGCTTTGTGGAGGGCGGCGTTCATGAGCCGTGAGTCCAGGCCATGCCCTTCCCAGAAGGTGACTTCGGCTTCTTCGTTCTCAAAGGTGGGCACTTCGTCCCACTGGGCGATGGTGTGAAGTTCGGTCGACATCAGAGGAGAGATTCGGCGTTTTTGCGTTGGTAGAAGGCGAGTTCGTCCGGGGTCATCTCCCTGGCCACCAGCACCCGGTAGCGTTTTCCATTGGTCCAGAAGAGGCTAAAGATGGCGCGGTTTTCGAGGCTCTTGCCGAGGTTGAAATAGCGGGCTTCTTTTTGGCCGTAGTCGCTATCCGGGAGAAACTTGAGAGAAAAGGGATCTTCGAAGGATTCTTCGACCTCTTTGGTGGGCAAGTCTTTCTCGGTGAATTGATTCCAATCGAACTCCATGAACGCAGAAGGGGGCGGGTCGCGCGGGCGATTTCGGGCGATTTGTTTCGGAAAGGCAAAGGATTCCCCGCGATCCCGAGACGGGCAAGGGAAAAGGCCATTGCAATCCCTTGCCAGCCAACGCATGGGGAGCCCATGCCGCTGCGCCTCTATGACACCCGCTCGCGAGCGCTGCGGGAACTGAAGCCGATCGCTGAGACCTTTCGCTTCTACTGCTGCGGTCCCACGGTCTATGGGCCGGCCCACATCGGCAATTTCCGGACGTTCGTCGTCCAGGATGTGCTTCGTCGAGTGCTCGAGCTTTCCGGCACCCCGACCCAGCATGTGCGCAACATCACCGACGTGGATGACAAAACCATTCGCGATTCCCAACGAGCCGGCCAACCGCTGGGTGAGTTCACGGCGCACTGGCTGGAGCGATTTCGCGCCGACAGCCAGGCCCTTGGTCTCCTCCCTCCGCACGAGGAGCCGAGCGCGGTGGCTCATCTGCCACAGCAGATCGCCATGATTGAGCGCTTGGTGGCCAAGGGGCATGCCTACCAAGGCGCGGATGGATCGGTCTACTTCCGAGTGGGGAGCTTTCCCGGCTACGGTGGCCTTTCCCGGCTCGACCAGCGGGAGCTCCGTCTGGGAGCCACGGCCACCGACTCGGACGAGTATGAAAAAGACGCTTTAGCTGACTTCGCCCTCTGGAAAGCTCGCAAGCCTGAGGATGGGGAAAACTTTTGGTCCAGCCCGTGGGGGGAAGGCCGCCCCGGCTGGCATCTGGAGTGCAGTGCCATGTGCGAGGAATATTTTGGCGAGGAATTCGACCTCCATTCCGGCGGCATCGACCTCGTTTTCCCGCACCACGAGAATGAAATCGCCCAGAGTTGCTGTGCCAACGGCGGGGCCTTTGCCCATCACTGGCATCACGTGACCCACCTCCTGGTGGACGGCGGGAAGATGAGCAAGAGCTTGGGGAATCTCTACACGGTGGAGGATCTGGCCAAGGAAGGGTTTCCGCCGGAACTCGTCCGCTACGTGCTGGCCAGCGGCTACTATCGTCGACCGCTCAACTTCACTTTCGAGTCCCTGGAAGCAGCCCGAAGCTCTCTCCATCGCTTGGAAGCGCTGGAACGAGAACTGGCCGAGAGAGTGGGTCCCGGGACCCCTCCCAGCCTGGCGGAGGGGATCGGCCTCCGGCACGGAGGCGTTTTCCAGCCGGCCTGGGAAGGGTTGCTGGACGATCTCAATGCGCCTTTGGCCCTGGGCAAAGTGTTCGGGGGAGCGAAGCAGGCTTTGGCGGCCGAGGATGCGGAAGTCCAGTGGCGCGGACTCTGGCGAATTCTGCGAGCCCTCGGACTGGCCTTCCCTGAAAAGGCCGAGGCGGAAGCGCCCGCGGAGGTCCGGGATTTGGCCCAAAAGCGCTGGGAAGCCAAGCAAGCCAAGGATTGGGGGGTAGCGGATGCCCTGCGAGAACAAGTGACGGCCCAGGGTTGGATCATCAAGGACACGCGGGACGGCTTTGAACTGGTGGCGAAGGAAAGCCAGTCCTTGAATCCGGCAAGATCAGATCAAGGATGAGTTCATGGTGATGGAATTTTTTTGGTTTCTTCTGGTGGGCTTGGTCGCCGGGATGGTGGCCTCGAAAGTCATGCGCGGAAAGCGCTTGGGCCTTCTCAAGTCTCTCGTCCTCGGAATGATCGGAGCGGTCTTGGGTGGCTTTCTCTTCCGACTCTTGGGACTGGGCCCCACCAATCTGATCGGAGAATTGGTGGCAGCCTGCGCCGGGGCGGTCCTGTTTCTCTGGCTTTTGCGGAAGTTTTGACTTCCTCCCACCTTGCGCCCCCGGCCCGCCCGTAAGATAGGGCAAGATGGACCTACCCATTCGCCCTCGCCGGAATCGGAAGTCGGCTTCCATCCGCTCGTTGGTCGGCGAGACCCGTCTCTCGGCGGGGGATTTGGTCTGGCCGGTTTTCTTGCACGATGGGCGGGAAGACCGGGCCATCGCTTCCATGCCGGGCCAGACGCGCTGGAGTGTCCCGGGACTCCTGGAGGAGTTGGAGTCCGCGGTGGCTCTGGGGATTCCGGCGGTCATTCTTTTCCCAGCGATCGCCGAGGAATTCAAGACACCCGGGGCGGAGGAAGCCTGGAACGAGAAAGGCTTGGTGCCGCGCGCCATCACCCAGATCAAAGAGCGGTTCCCGGACTTGACCGTCATGACGGACGTGGCGCTCGATCCCTACAATGCCGATGGCCACGACGGCTTGGTGGCGCGCGCAGGAGGGCGGATTGAGATTCAGAATGATGAAACGGTCGAGGCGCTTTGCGCCCAGGCCTTGACCCAGGCCCGGGCTGGGGCGGACGTGGTGGCGCCGAGTGATATGATGGACGGACGGGTGGGAGAGATCCGGGCGGAGTTGGATGCAGAAGGCTTTGAGCAGGTTTCGATTTTGGCTTACACCGCGAAGTATGCTTCCGCCTTCTACGGGCCTTTCCGAGGGGCCCTCGAGAGCGCTCCCAAGGCGGGCGACAAGAAGACCTACCAGATGGACCCGGCCAATGTGCGGGAGGCCTTGCGGGAGGCGGAGTTGGATGAAGAGGAGGGGGCGGATCTGCTGATGGTGAAACCGGCCGGAAGTTACCTGGATGTCATTGCCGCGCTGCGAGAACGCAGCTCGCTCCCGATTGCAGCCTACCAAGTGAGTGGCGAGTATCTCATGCTGAAGTCGGCCTCGGCCGGCGGATGGCTGGATGAGAAGGCGGCCGTTCTAGAGTCGCTTTTGGGGATCAAGCGGGCGGGGGCTGATTTTATTCTAACGTATTTCGCGAAGCAGGCCGCTCAGTGGCTGCAAGCCCCATGAAGCCCGAAGACATTCAAGCCGTCGGCCAGGAGATGGCCATTCGCTGGAGCGATGGAGAGGAAACCTATTTGCCGATGGAGAAGCTGCGGGCGGCCTCGCCCAGTGCCGAGATGAAGGGGGAGCGTGACCTTTTGGGAAATCGCATCGGCGGCTCGGCCCAGACGGATTTCCCCGGGGTCAAGGTCAAGCGCTGGGAGATCGTGGGGGGCTATGCCTTGCTGTTTTTCTTTAGCGATGGTCACGATACCGGCATTTACCCGTTTGAGTATCTCAGGCGGCTGGGGAGGGAGTGGGCATGACACCTCTCGTGCTCTTGACGGGCTTTCTCGGCTCGGGAAAAACCACTCTCTTGCGAGCCATCTTGCCGCTCTTGCGGGAGCGCGGGGTCGAGCCCCATGTCATTCTCAATGACTACCAAAATGCGGAGGTGGACGCGGCCTCGCTCGCTGGCCTGGTGGAGGAAATCCAGCCCATCAGCGGGAGCTGTGTCTGCTGCGGCTCCAAGGAGGAACTTTTGGAGGCCGTGGCGGCGGTGCCCGAAGCGGAACGGGCTGTTCTTTTGATCGAGGCCAATGGCACCACGGATACCCCGGAACTCATCGAAATTTTGACGCTCGATCGCCGGACGGAGCGCTTCACCCTGCCGCTGCAAGTGGGCCTGGTCGACGCCAGCCGCTGGCAAAAACGCTTCTGGCACAATGGCCTGGAAGCCGAGCAAGTGCGAACGGCCACTCACCTGCAGGTAACTCGCTGGGAAGGTCTTTGTGAGAAGCGACGCGCCAAGGTCGAGGAGTCACTGGCCCAGACGAACGCGGTCGCTTCCCGAATCAATGCAGCCACTTTGGCCGACGAATTGAAGGCCTTGGCAGCCGAGGTCTCGCCCCTTCCTCCGCGGGCCCATGGTCGCGCGGGATGCGAGCCGTCCTCTTCGGGGCACTCTTCGCACTCCCACTCTCACTCCCACCATGCTCACCAAGCGGGCCATCACCACTTCGCATCGCTCGAGTTGTCGGTGAAGTCGCCCGTCGACGAAATCGCGCTGACACGTTTCGTGCAAGAGCTGCCGGACGAGGTCCTTCGGGTCAAGGGAATGGTCCGTTTTTCGGACTCACCGAAACAGCCACAAATTCTCCAACGAGTGGAGGGAGAGAAGCAGGTGGACTGCTACCCGATCGACTTTGAACCGGCCATTGAGCCCACCTTGGTTCTCATCGGCCAAGGCTTGGATGAGGAGGCCATCCGGCGGGCGGGGGAAGCCGTCCTCAAGAAGAGCGAATGAGCGCCGCAAATGCGCTTGAATTCCCTCTTGCGCCGTAAGGGACTTGGTCTAAGAGTCCGCCCTTCCGCCATTTCCAACCAACCTGGGGGTCGTCTTTCCAAGAGGATTCCGATGTCGGCGGGCCCCCAACCCACTGGTCGTTCTGTTTCAAGGCGGCCCTCTGAAAAACCTACATGAGCACCGAATTACTGAACGAACTCGTCGAAGCCGGGGTCCACTACGGGCACCAAAGCCGCAAGTGGAATCCGAGGATGAAGCCCTATCTTCTGGAAGCTCGCAGCGGAGTCCATCTCATCAATTTGAATGAGACCATCGTGTGTCTCGACAAGGCGTCCAAATTCCTCTCGGACCTGGCCGCCAACGGCAAGCGCATCCTCTTCGTGGGCTGCAAGCGGCAAGCCCAAGATGCCATCCGAGGAGCGGCCGAGACCTGCCAGCAATTCTACGTCAATCACCGGTGGCTGGGCGGCACCCTCACCAATCTCACCACCATCCGCAACAGCGTGAAGCGCTTGAACTACCTCGAAGGGATCGAGAAGACGCCGGAATTCAAATCGATGTCCAAGAAAGAGTTGGCCTCGTTGGCCCGCGAGCGCGCCAAGCTTCTGCGAAATCTGGCCGGCATCCGGGAGATGGAAAAGCAGCCCGATGCCATGGTGGTGGTGGACTCCGCGCGCGAGACCATCGCCGTGGCGGAGGCTCGGCGACTGAACATTCCCATCGTGGCCATCGTGGACAGCAATGCCGACCCGGCGGTGGTGGACTACCCGGTGCCCGGCAATGACGACGCCATTCGCTCGATCCGCGTGATCCTCGACAAGTTGGTCGATCCAATCGCCGCCACCACCTCCGGCAAAGTCTAAGCGACCCTCCTCTTTCTCCTTCCCCTCCCTAGCAAGTGACTGGAGGCTGGCTTCGTCCCGACCTCCCTTTTTCCTCAACCTCGATTTCCCATGGCTATCACCGCATCTCTCGTAAAAGAACTCCGCGACAAGACCAATGCCGGCATGATGGACTGCAAGGCAGCCCTCCTCGAAACCAATGGCGACCTGGAGGCAGCCGCCGACTACCTCCGCAAGAAGGGCATCGCCAAGGCGGCCAAAAAGGCCGAACGGGAAGTCAAAGAAGGCGTCGTCAGCACTCTCATCACCGAGGACGGCCAAACCGGCGTGCTGGTGGAAGTGAACTGCGAGACCGACTTCGTGGCCAAGAACGAGAATTTCTTGTCCTTCGTGAGAGCGCTCACCGAGCACGTGGCTGGTGCGGAGCCGGTGGCCGAGGTAGCCGGTTTTCTAGCGCAGACGAGCACCTTTGGCGAAGGCACGGTCGAGGAGACCTTGAAGGCTAAGGTGGCAGAGATTGGTGAGAACTTGGTCGTCTCCCGCATGACCCGCTTCGATGTGGAGGGCACCGCCCGTCTCGGGACGTATATTCACCTCAACAACAAGGTCGGAGTCCTGGTCGAGGTCTGCGCCACCAAGGAGGAAAGCTTGACCCTCCCGGTCTTTGAAGAACTTCTCAAGGATCTCACCCTCCACATCGCCTTCTCTCGCCCGCCCTATCTCAAGCGGGAGGAAGTGGATGCGACCGAACTCGAGAAGGAAAAAGACGTCTACCGCGAGCAAATGAAGGACAAGCCCGCTCAGGTCATTGACAAAATCATCGAAGGCAAAATCGGCAAATTCTACTCGGAAATCTGCCTGCTCGAGACCCATTTCATCAAGGACAACGACCTCTCCATCCAGGACCTGCTCCAGAAGGTCGGCAAGGAGATTGGCGATACCTTGTCCATCGAGCGCTACGCCTGCTTCGCGGTCGGCGAAAAGTAATTCCTTTTTTCAAGAAGCTGAGAAAACCCGCTCTCGCCTATCCAGGTGGGCGGGTTTTTTCATGGAAACACCCGTCAGCTGCGTCACAGAATCGCCTTTCGGCTCAGAAATTCCGCAAAATTACTAAGTATTTGACTAAAAACCATAATATCAGTAATATTATGGCTAGCTTCTCTTCCATCTGCACCCGACCTGCCATGGCCATTCCTGAACCGACTCTCGGAAACGACCCCGATCTAACTCTCCTCCGCGGCTTGAACTCGGGGGCCTTCTTTGAGCTTTGTGAGAAATCGCTGCAATCGGCTGGCTACCAGGTCCAAAAGCTGGATTCGGGCAAAACCTGGCCCCCCAAGTGTTTCTTTGCCATCAAGAGTGAGGAAACCCAGGAGATGGCCGGAGTGGCCTGCCAGTGGGAGAGTGGTCGCAATGCCCAAGTGGGCGCCGAGTCTCTTCGTTCCTTCCTGACGATGCTCCAGTCCGCGGGGATCTCGCAAGCCATCTTCATGGCCAATCTGGATTACAATCCGTCCGCCCGACAACTGGCCCAGCAAGAAGGGGTCATGCTGATTGATTCCCAAATGATTTTGGAGGGCTTGCGCGAGCTGCCCGAGGAGGATTGGCGTCCCATTCTGGATCGGTCGAAAAGCGCCCCGGGCCTCCCGACAGCCGCTTCCGTGCTGCCTCAGAGTGCTGGCGCTCCGAGCGCAAACGCCAGCGCTCCCAGCCCTTCCCCCACGCCGCCCAGCACCCCTGCTCCGGCCGCCCCCGCCTCTCCTTTTACCAGCCCCGCCCCTCTCTCGCCCTCTCCGGTGGCCAGCGAAGGTTCGGCCGGGCCTCCTCTTTTCGCCGCGGTGGCGGAGGAAACCTCGGCGTCCAAGGTGGCTCCGGTGATGGGCAGTCAGCCAGAAAAGAAGGCCACGCCCTTGCCCAGTGCCCAGCTTCCCAAAAGCCTGCCCAAGCGTCAGGAACGCCCGTCCTCTCCCGCCCCCTTGCCGCCCATCCGAAAACCTTCTGGGAAAAAGAGCAAAGGCCTGATGCTGGTCTCTTCTCTTAGTTTGCTTCTGGCGGGAGCGGGCGCCGCTGGCTGGTATGGCTGGCAGGAAGGCGTAGTCCAGCCCTGGCTGGCTCAGGCTGAAGTCTGGGCCAATGATGCCTACTCCAAATTCTTGGCCGACGGCGGCAGCGATGGCCAAGCGCTCGGAACGGAGCCGATGCATTCCATGGCCCCCGGCAAGAGCGCCCTGGCCGAGCTGGATTTTGAAACACAGGAAGCGAGAGCCGACGCCGAGAAGCTCGTCCGGATCGCGGACGCGGCCCTGAAAGCGGACATCGATTTCGTGAGTCTGGGCGATGGCCATCCCGAGAGCATTGTTTCGGTTATGGAGCGCGGCCGCAAAGTGAGTGACGCCACCAGCCTCTTTAACGGGGTGACCTTCGCGGCCCCCTGGTTGCGGGAAATTGATACCGAGCTCCTCGTGCGCTTCTTGGAAGTGGAGCAGGGTCGGCTCGCTCTTCGGGAGACCTTGAGAGAAGGAGAGCTGCCAGCAGCACTTGAGCTCAGCGATGGGGAAGCCGTCGAAGCCAGGCAGGCAGACGAGCCGGAAGAGAGTCCGGCCGAGAAGCAGGAATTGCGGCTTCGCCGGGCCAAAGAAGACGCCCGCAGTCTCGCCTCCATGGTGGCAGCCGCTCGGGCGGCCGGTGTGGAATTTGAAAGTCTCGAGGCCCAGGGCGTGGATGGGATTTTGGAGAGCTTGCGCAGTGGCGTGATGGTGCAGGATCCCGAGAGCCCTTACCACGGCGTGGAGTTCGTCATGCCCGGTGGGCTGAGCGACGAGTCAGTCCTGGCGGCGGCCGCATTTCTTTCGATCGAGGATGGATCGGTCAAGTTTCGCGACTTGCCGACGGCCCGCTAATTCCAACCTCCAGAATTCACTGGTAGAATGGCCGAGTGGATTTCGGGCCAGACCAAGGCGCGACGAGGGCGCGGTGCAGGCACCGTATCCGAGGAGCAACGCTGGGCTGGCTCGAAAGACTCCGGCTCTTCCTTCCCCGCGCTTCAGCGCCTTTTCCCGCACCACCTTCTCTCTATTCTACCAGCCAATTCTGCAGCTTGGTATAAGCCGGCCTTTTTTTAGGAACGTCTTCGCAGAAGGTGATGGGCGAGGGCGCGGAGGGCAGCCGCTCGGCCATCGAAATGAGCCAGCGCTTCGGTGGCTTCCCGGGTCAGTCTTTCCGCTTCGTTTTGGGAGTTCTCCAGTCCGAGGACGGCGGGGTAGGTGGCTTTGTTGGCGGCCGAGTCCTTGCCAGCCGTTTTGCCGAGTTCCTCGGTCGATTGGGTCACATCGAGGATGTCGTCGATGACCTGAAAGGCCAGCCCCACGGTGGTGCCAAAGCGAGCCATGGCGGCCAGGTCCTCGCGGGCCACGCCTGCCGTCATGGCACCCAATTCCATGGAACAGGAAATCATGGCTGCGGTTTTGCCGAGATGGATGGCACGCAGTTCTTCCAGCGTGGCCTCGCTCCCGCGGCCCTCCGCTTGCAGGTCGAGCACCTGGCCGCCGATGAGTTTTCGGCTCCCGGCGGTCACGGCGAAGGTCCGCAAGAGGTCGGCATGGGTGTAGCCTCCCCCCACCGGACTGCGCCCGATCAGCTCGAAGGCGAGGGCTTGCAGGGCATCGCCTGCCAGGATCCCGATGGCCTCTCCAAACACCTTGTGACAGGTGGGGTGCCCTCGTCGAAAGTCGTCGTCATCCATGGCGGGCAGGTCATCGTGAATGAGAGAGTAGGTGTGCAGGCATTCCATGGCGCAAGCGGCCGGCAGGGCGTCTTCGGCTCGCCCGCCACAGGCCTCGGCCGCGGCCAGCGTCAAAAGAGGCCGCAGGCGCTTTCCGCCTGCGAAGACGCTGTGTCGCATAGCCTCGTGGATGGTGCGGGGCTCGGTCGTGGCCTCGGGAAGGGCTTGGGTGAGGGCGGTTTCCACGGCGGCGCGGGACCGCTCCAGCCAGAGGGGAAGATCGAAGTCAGACATGCGCGGGGGAGGAGAAAGGGCGCTAGCCTTCAGGCAGCAGCAGTTCGGCGATTTGCACGGCGTTGAGGGCGGCCCCCTTGCGCACTTGGTCGCCCACGACCCAGAGGCTGAGGCCGTTTTCAAAGACCAGATCGCTGCGAATGCGACCGACCTGACAGGCGTCCCGGCCGGTGGTGTCGAGTGGGGTGGGGAAAAGAGCCTTTTCGCGATCGTCCACCACTTCGATGCCCTTGGCTGCCCGAAGGGCCTCCCGCGCGCCCTCGACGGTCACGGGTCGTTTGAAATCAGCCGTGACCGAGATGGCGTGCGAACGGTGCACCGGGACGCGCACGCAAGTGACGGAAGCTCGAAAGAGAGAATGGTGCAGAATCTTCCGCCCTTCGTTTTGCATCTTCATTTCCTCTTTGGTGTAGCCGTTCTCCGTCAGGCTCTCGACCAAGGGAATGACGTTGGAAACAATTTGCCGGGGGTAGACGGAGGGGACGATGGCTTGGTTCTGGGCGAGGGCCACAATTTGGGATTCCAACTCCGCGATGCCCTTGGCTCCGCTCCCGGAGACGGCTTGGTAGCTGGAAGCGATGACTTGCTTGACCCCGAAAGCCCGGTGGAGAGGCGCCAAGGCCATGAGCGTCACGATGGTGGTGCAGTTGG from Verrucomicrobiota bacterium includes:
- a CDS encoding restriction endonuclease, which codes for MASFSSICTRPAMAIPEPTLGNDPDLTLLRGLNSGAFFELCEKSLQSAGYQVQKLDSGKTWPPKCFFAIKSEETQEMAGVACQWESGRNAQVGAESLRSFLTMLQSAGISQAIFMANLDYNPSARQLAQQEGVMLIDSQMILEGLRELPEEDWRPILDRSKSAPGLPTAASVLPQSAGAPSANASAPSPSPTPPSTPAPAAPASPFTSPAPLSPSPVASEGSAGPPLFAAVAEETSASKVAPVMGSQPEKKATPLPSAQLPKSLPKRQERPSSPAPLPPIRKPSGKKSKGLMLVSSLSLLLAGAGAAGWYGWQEGVVQPWLAQAEVWANDAYSKFLADGGSDGQALGTEPMHSMAPGKSALAELDFETQEARADAEKLVRIADAALKADIDFVSLGDGHPESIVSVMERGRKVSDATSLFNGVTFAAPWLREIDTELLVRFLEVEQGRLALRETLREGELPAALELSDGEAVEARQADEPEESPAEKQELRLRRAKEDARSLASMVAAARAAGVEFESLEAQGVDGILESLRSGVMVQDPESPYHGVEFVMPGGLSDESVLAAAAFLSIEDGSVKFRDLPTAR
- the hemB gene encoding porphobilinogen synthase; translation: MDLPIRPRRNRKSASIRSLVGETRLSAGDLVWPVFLHDGREDRAIASMPGQTRWSVPGLLEELESAVALGIPAVILFPAIAEEFKTPGAEEAWNEKGLVPRAITQIKERFPDLTVMTDVALDPYNADGHDGLVARAGGRIEIQNDETVEALCAQALTQARAGADVVAPSDMMDGRVGEIRAELDAEGFEQVSILAYTAKYASAFYGPFRGALESAPKAGDKKTYQMDPANVREALREAELDEEEGADLLMVKPAGSYLDVIAALRERSSLPIAAYQVSGEYLMLKSASAGGWLDEKAAVLESLLGIKRAGADFILTYFAKQAAQWLQAP
- a CDS encoding DUF971 domain-containing protein, whose product is MKPEDIQAVGQEMAIRWSDGEETYLPMEKLRAASPSAEMKGERDLLGNRIGGSAQTDFPGVKVKRWEIVGGYALLFFFSDGHDTGIYPFEYLRRLGREWA
- the rpsB gene encoding 30S ribosomal protein S2; translation: MSTELLNELVEAGVHYGHQSRKWNPRMKPYLLEARSGVHLINLNETIVCLDKASKFLSDLAANGKRILFVGCKRQAQDAIRGAAETCQQFYVNHRWLGGTLTNLTTIRNSVKRLNYLEGIEKTPEFKSMSKKELASLARERAKLLRNLAGIREMEKQPDAMVVVDSARETIAVAEARRLNIPIVAIVDSNADPAVVDYPVPGNDDAIRSIRVILDKLVDPIAATTSGKV
- the tsf gene encoding translation elongation factor Ts, with protein sequence MAITASLVKELRDKTNAGMMDCKAALLETNGDLEAAADYLRKKGIAKAAKKAEREVKEGVVSTLITEDGQTGVLVEVNCETDFVAKNENFLSFVRALTEHVAGAEPVAEVAGFLAQTSTFGEGTVEETLKAKVAEIGENLVVSRMTRFDVEGTARLGTYIHLNNKVGVLVEVCATKEESLTLPVFEELLKDLTLHIAFSRPPYLKREEVDATELEKEKDVYREQMKDKPAQVIDKIIEGKIGKFYSEICLLETHFIKDNDLSIQDLLQKVGKEIGDTLSIERYACFAVGEK
- a CDS encoding GTP-binding protein, encoding MTPLVLLTGFLGSGKTTLLRAILPLLRERGVEPHVILNDYQNAEVDAASLAGLVEEIQPISGSCVCCGSKEELLEAVAAVPEAERAVLLIEANGTTDTPELIEILTLDRRTERFTLPLQVGLVDASRWQKRFWHNGLEAEQVRTATHLQVTRWEGLCEKRRAKVEESLAQTNAVASRINAATLADELKALAAEVSPLPPRAHGRAGCEPSSSGHSSHSHSHSHHAHQAGHHHFASLELSVKSPVDEIALTRFVQELPDEVLRVKGMVRFSDSPKQPQILQRVEGEKQVDCYPIDFEPAIEPTLVLIGQGLDEEAIRRAGEAVLKKSE